Proteins from one Shewanella pealeana ATCC 700345 genomic window:
- a CDS encoding transglutaminase-like cysteine peptidase, which produces MVGRLYQLKKLRKVCQLKLTVLALSVSSLYAGPVQELDAEHITQTIESQYGERAGKRIRAWFKILDEAKGLQDNDKILMVNNFFNLFHFVDDIKLWGNKNYWATPMEFIGVSGGDCEDFSIAKYFTLLQLGVSEDKLRITMVKATSVNQYHMVLAYYETPSSIPLVLDNLDKQIKPATQRKDLLPVYSFNGRQLWLNKEKGRGVLAGSSSKLAKWNDLQHRLGVERLNQPKIKLE; this is translated from the coding sequence ATGGTTGGCAGGCTTTATCAATTAAAAAAATTACGAAAAGTCTGCCAATTAAAATTGACGGTATTGGCTCTGTCTGTCTCTAGTCTTTATGCTGGACCTGTTCAAGAGTTAGATGCTGAGCATATTACCCAAACGATTGAATCGCAATATGGCGAGCGTGCAGGCAAAAGAATTAGAGCCTGGTTTAAGATTTTAGATGAAGCTAAAGGCTTACAAGATAACGATAAAATATTGATGGTGAATAACTTTTTCAACCTCTTCCATTTTGTCGATGATATAAAGCTTTGGGGAAATAAGAATTATTGGGCAACGCCCATGGAGTTTATTGGGGTCAGTGGTGGTGACTGTGAGGATTTCTCAATCGCCAAATACTTTACCCTACTTCAGCTCGGTGTGTCTGAAGATAAATTACGCATAACCATGGTTAAAGCTACCAGCGTAAATCAATATCACATGGTACTCGCCTACTATGAGACACCCTCTTCTATCCCTCTTGTTTTAGATAACCTTGATAAGCAAATTAAGCCTGCAACACAGAGAAAAGATCTGTTGCCTGTCTACAGCTTTAATGGTCGACAGTTATGGCTAAACAAAGAAAAAGGACGAGGTGTTCTAGCGGGTTCTTCATCAAAACTTGCTAAATGGAATGACCTGCAACATCGCTTGGGTGTTGAGCGCCTTAACCAACCCAAGATAAAACTGGAGTAG
- a CDS encoding OmpA family protein, with the protein MKIILVLLSLAILGGCSMRDIATMDEPTVQVNDLSDIDHDGVIVARERCNETALGATIDNYGCGKIKPINERQELKILFANDSYYIDPQYYPQVEVIASFMQKFPNTQAVIEGHCSKTGSHQHNQVLSQNRANAVSSLLAERFGIDSGRLSAVGYSFDRPIDPTHTASAHKINRRVIAELTGDDTTADMKWHIYTVDEEVK; encoded by the coding sequence ATGAAAATCATACTAGTTCTATTAAGTCTCGCGATTTTAGGTGGCTGCTCAATGCGTGATATTGCCACCATGGATGAGCCAACGGTACAGGTTAACGATCTAAGCGATATCGATCATGATGGTGTGATTGTAGCAAGAGAGCGCTGTAACGAAACTGCGCTTGGAGCAACTATCGATAACTATGGTTGCGGTAAAATCAAGCCAATTAATGAGCGTCAGGAGCTCAAGATCCTGTTTGCTAATGACTCTTACTATATCGATCCTCAGTATTATCCGCAGGTAGAAGTGATCGCAAGCTTTATGCAGAAGTTCCCTAATACCCAAGCGGTTATTGAGGGCCACTGTAGTAAAACGGGATCACACCAACATAACCAAGTCCTGTCTCAAAATCGTGCCAATGCAGTCAGCTCTCTACTTGCTGAACGTTTTGGTATTGATTCAGGTAGACTCAGTGCAGTAGGTTATAGCTTCGATCGTCCTATCGATCCGACTCATACCGCATCAGCACATAAGATAAACCGTCGAGTCATCGCTGAACTCACTGGCGACGACACCACTGCGGATATGAAGTGGCACATCTACACGGTAGACGAAGAAGTTAAATAG
- a CDS encoding TolC family outer membrane protein — protein MDSSTVRQLKRSALALAVSALMIPATVSSQTLEQAVAHTLDTNPEIRIAFNRFKAREEQVNQAVAGYMPTVDISAGYGWEQTNSPSTRRRAPNGVGQGDVDDDGVIELERGEAGFSIKQMLFDGFHTSSEVDRYSFEASAEQWALFAAAEDMALDVAKVYINYIRSEQVLTLAEKNLQSHKDIYEQIKQRTDSGLGSTADLSQITGRLARANANVISARNNFYDAKSQFVRIVEQQPEDMIVPVPDADMLPADLSSSVMMAQDNHPILKSAASDIYAAENEKDSAQSNYYPKVTLELDGNWNNNLDGEDGYSALASNNVGGHNNDLVAMVRLKYNLFAGGRDLAREKEAAYKVGEAKEIRQRAHRQVVEGVNLAWNAYELLTPQKMYIRDHVVAAKDTQVAYSQQFNLGQRTLLDLLDTENELFEARKDYLESEYDEIIAQYRVLNATGQLLDSLRVTRPDVWNGERDYEGGVPQ, from the coding sequence ATGGATAGCAGCACAGTACGGCAGCTAAAGCGCAGTGCATTAGCACTTGCCGTTAGCGCGCTGATGATACCAGCTACAGTTTCTAGCCAAACGCTAGAGCAAGCTGTAGCACACACACTGGATACAAATCCCGAAATCCGGATTGCATTTAACCGCTTTAAGGCTCGTGAAGAGCAGGTAAATCAAGCGGTAGCGGGCTATATGCCAACGGTTGATATCAGTGCTGGCTATGGTTGGGAGCAGACTAACAGCCCATCGACTCGTCGACGTGCTCCTAATGGTGTTGGCCAAGGCGACGTTGATGATGATGGCGTGATAGAACTAGAACGTGGTGAGGCGGGTTTTAGTATCAAACAGATGCTTTTCGATGGTTTCCACACTAGCAGCGAAGTCGACAGATACAGCTTCGAAGCCAGCGCCGAACAGTGGGCATTATTTGCCGCCGCCGAAGATATGGCGCTAGATGTTGCAAAAGTTTACATCAATTATATTCGCAGTGAACAGGTTCTCACCTTGGCAGAGAAGAATCTTCAAAGTCATAAAGATATCTACGAGCAAATTAAGCAGCGTACCGACTCAGGCCTAGGCTCTACTGCCGATCTTTCGCAAATTACCGGTCGTTTAGCGCGTGCTAACGCCAATGTAATCTCCGCACGCAATAACTTCTACGATGCCAAATCTCAATTTGTTCGCATCGTTGAGCAACAACCAGAAGACATGATAGTGCCAGTGCCTGACGCAGACATGCTTCCAGCCGATCTCAGCAGTAGCGTCATGATGGCCCAAGATAACCATCCGATTCTTAAATCAGCCGCGAGCGACATCTACGCCGCCGAGAATGAGAAAGACTCGGCGCAATCCAATTATTATCCAAAGGTTACCTTAGAGCTAGATGGTAACTGGAATAATAACCTCGATGGTGAAGATGGTTATTCCGCTTTGGCGAGTAATAATGTTGGTGGCCATAATAATGATCTAGTTGCTATGGTGCGCTTAAAGTACAACCTATTTGCCGGTGGTCGCGATCTGGCTCGTGAAAAAGAAGCCGCCTATAAAGTTGGCGAAGCTAAAGAGATCCGTCAACGTGCCCACAGACAGGTTGTTGAAGGCGTCAACTTAGCTTGGAACGCCTACGAGCTTCTCACTCCGCAAAAAATGTACATTCGCGACCATGTTGTTGCAGCTAAAGATACCCAAGTTGCCTATAGCCAGCAGTTCAATTTAGGTCAGCGTACCCTACTGGATCTACTCGATACTGAAAATGAGCTTTTTGAAGCCAGAAAAGATTATTTAGAGTCTGAGTATGATGAAATTATCGCTCAATACCGCGTATTAAATGCCACCGGGCAACTGCTCGATTCACTGCGCGTGACTAGACCCGATGTCTGGAATGGAGAGAGAGATTACGAAGGAGGAGTCCCACAATGA
- a CDS encoding HlyD family type I secretion periplasmic adaptor subunit, which translates to MSKHLTTHELEMVDDVYGAMMTDAPTSHRLIIWALAALAVTFLVWAYFAELDQVTTGMGKVIPSSQVQVIQSLDGGILQEMYVQEGLIVTKGQPLVRIDATRFQSDFAQQEQEVNSLVANVVRLQAELNSITISGITNDWREQVKISPQPLIFPAALEEGDPKLTNRQREEYTGRLDNLSNQLEIQARQIQQRNQEIQELASKIRTLTTSFQLVSRELELTRPLAEKGIVPEVELLKLQRVVNDIQGELASLRLLRPKVKSTMDEAILKRRESVLIYAADSRAQLNEMQTKLSRMNEAQVGAQDKVSKAEIVSPVNGTVKTIHINTLGGVVQPGVDIIEIVPSEDKLLIETKIIPKDIAFLHPGLPAVVKVTAYDFTRYGGLNGVVEHISADTTQDEEGNSFYIVKVRTEFSSLTKDDGTQMPIIPGMLTSVDVITGQRSVLEYILNPILRAKDTALRER; encoded by the coding sequence ATGAGTAAACACTTAACCACGCATGAATTAGAGATGGTCGATGACGTCTACGGCGCAATGATGACCGATGCCCCAACCAGCCATAGACTCATTATCTGGGCACTTGCCGCCTTAGCAGTGACATTTTTAGTTTGGGCGTATTTTGCTGAGCTTGACCAAGTAACCACTGGAATGGGCAAGGTCATCCCCTCATCACAAGTGCAAGTTATTCAAAGTTTAGATGGCGGTATTTTACAAGAGATGTACGTCCAAGAAGGCTTGATTGTGACTAAAGGCCAACCTCTAGTTCGCATCGATGCAACTCGTTTTCAGTCTGACTTTGCTCAACAAGAGCAAGAGGTCAACAGCCTAGTCGCCAATGTCGTTCGCTTACAAGCTGAGCTCAATAGCATTACCATCTCAGGGATCACTAACGACTGGCGCGAGCAAGTCAAGATATCTCCTCAGCCATTAATATTTCCTGCAGCTCTCGAAGAGGGCGACCCTAAACTCACGAATCGCCAACGTGAAGAATATACCGGTCGATTAGATAACTTAAGTAATCAACTCGAGATCCAGGCAAGACAGATCCAGCAGCGTAACCAAGAGATCCAAGAGCTCGCTTCCAAAATTAGAACGCTAACGACGAGCTTCCAACTAGTATCTCGAGAGCTTGAATTGACTCGTCCACTGGCAGAAAAAGGCATTGTTCCCGAAGTTGAGCTACTCAAATTGCAACGAGTGGTAAACGATATTCAAGGAGAGCTGGCCTCACTTCGCCTACTCAGGCCAAAGGTGAAGTCCACCATGGATGAGGCCATTCTAAAACGCCGAGAGTCGGTATTGATTTATGCCGCAGACAGCCGCGCTCAACTTAACGAAATGCAGACTAAATTATCACGCATGAACGAAGCTCAAGTCGGAGCTCAAGATAAGGTCAGTAAGGCTGAAATAGTATCCCCTGTGAACGGCACGGTAAAAACTATCCATATCAATACTCTTGGTGGCGTAGTTCAACCTGGTGTCGACATAATTGAAATCGTACCGTCAGAAGACAAGCTATTAATTGAGACGAAGATTATCCCTAAAGATATCGCCTTCTTGCACCCAGGATTACCCGCCGTAGTAAAAGTCACAGCCTATGACTTTACTCGCTATGGTGGCTTGAATGGCGTGGTTGAGCACATTAGTGCCGATACAACTCAAGACGAAGAAGGCAACAGCTTCTACATAGTAAAGGTGAGAACCGAGTTTTCTAGTCTAACAAAAGACGATGGAACTCAAATGCCTATCATCCCGGGGATGCTTACCTCGGTGGATGTGATTACTGGGCAAAGGTCCGTTTTAGAGTACATACTTAATCCGATATTGCGGGCTAAAGATACGGCGCTTAGAGAGCGCTAA
- a CDS encoding type I secretion system permease/ATPase, whose amino-acid sequence MVDPLLDSLVLLTEHFGSPCSSDSLAAGLPMQGHVLTPELLPQAASRAGLAAKLSRKGLNEISPILLPCILLLKDKKACILRELDIEKDRAVIQLPETGGEETLSIEELEALYVGYLFLVKQEYRGDMGLDVHLHESKAHWLLQTIKDSAPIYRDALIASVLVNLFALVSPLFIMNVYDKVVPNLAFDSLWVLAIGAGIAYIFDLIMRQLRSYLIDVAGKKVDIIVSSRLFAKAIGIPLEKRSPSVGGMAKQLGEFDSIRDILTSATITTLVDLPFALFFLTIIYLVAGDLALIPFLGSIIIIGYTLIMQPKLKAAIDESNKFSGLKHGHLIESLASIESIKSSGAEGVVQKSWQQMIGHTANWQLKCKKITTSVTNVATFVVQTSVIFVVILGVYRVSENEISMGGIIAAVILSSRAISPMAQLAGLMTRGNQTASALRQLDELMTQEDEFENKGHLVSRQRLLGQITAHHIGFNYPGSERPVLHPLSLNIAPGERVAIIGRNGSGKSTLAKLLVGLFQPTKGSLTYDGIDSAQIHPSDLRRNFGYLPQDITLFHGTVRDNILFGTRQVTEHQLIRAVQLSGVNLFTNLETEGLDQQVGEGGRELSRGQRQTIALARATLNDPPVLLMDEPTASLDARAEKQFIHAMHNVSKDRTLLLITHKMHLLNLVDRIIVLDRGHIVADGPKAEVLKKLNDGLLAGAAKK is encoded by the coding sequence ATGGTCGATCCTCTGCTAGACAGTTTAGTGTTACTCACCGAGCATTTCGGTAGCCCATGTTCCAGCGACTCGCTGGCGGCAGGCTTGCCTATGCAGGGACATGTATTAACTCCGGAGCTTCTACCTCAAGCAGCTAGTCGTGCTGGACTGGCGGCTAAGTTGTCACGCAAGGGATTAAACGAAATATCCCCGATTCTGCTCCCCTGTATTTTACTTTTAAAGGATAAAAAAGCCTGCATTCTGCGCGAGCTCGACATAGAAAAAGATCGCGCGGTAATCCAGCTACCAGAAACTGGCGGCGAAGAAACCCTTTCGATAGAAGAGCTCGAAGCGCTCTACGTGGGCTACCTGTTCTTAGTTAAACAGGAATACCGAGGTGATATGGGCTTAGATGTTCATCTTCACGAAAGCAAAGCCCACTGGTTACTGCAAACCATTAAAGATTCGGCTCCCATCTACCGCGACGCCCTAATAGCTTCTGTGCTGGTGAACTTGTTTGCCTTGGTTTCTCCACTCTTTATCATGAACGTATACGATAAAGTCGTACCAAATCTAGCATTTGACTCTCTATGGGTGCTAGCAATTGGTGCTGGCATTGCGTACATTTTCGACTTAATAATGCGCCAGCTTCGAAGCTACCTTATCGATGTGGCAGGCAAGAAGGTCGACATCATTGTCTCATCTCGACTTTTCGCTAAGGCCATCGGCATTCCACTAGAAAAACGTTCTCCTAGCGTAGGTGGCATGGCGAAGCAACTCGGTGAATTCGACAGCATTCGCGATATCCTCACCTCCGCGACAATAACAACTTTAGTTGATCTGCCGTTTGCACTCTTCTTCTTAACGATTATCTATCTTGTCGCTGGCGATCTCGCGCTTATACCTTTCTTAGGTAGCATTATTATTATCGGCTACACCCTAATCATGCAGCCAAAACTTAAGGCTGCAATTGACGAGAGTAATAAATTCTCAGGCCTTAAACACGGCCACTTGATTGAGTCATTAGCCTCTATTGAATCAATAAAATCCAGTGGTGCTGAAGGCGTTGTCCAGAAAAGCTGGCAGCAGATGATTGGTCATACAGCTAACTGGCAACTGAAGTGCAAAAAAATAACCACGTCAGTGACCAATGTGGCGACGTTTGTGGTGCAAACCTCTGTGATTTTTGTGGTGATTTTAGGTGTCTATCGCGTATCAGAAAATGAAATATCCATGGGCGGCATCATTGCGGCGGTTATTCTTTCTAGCCGCGCGATTTCCCCCATGGCGCAACTTGCAGGCCTAATGACACGTGGCAACCAAACTGCCAGTGCCCTGCGTCAGCTTGATGAGCTCATGACTCAAGAAGATGAGTTTGAAAACAAGGGCCATCTCGTTAGCCGTCAACGCTTATTAGGCCAGATCACCGCCCATCATATTGGCTTTAACTATCCAGGATCCGAGCGCCCCGTACTGCACCCTCTGTCACTAAACATCGCTCCCGGTGAGCGAGTAGCCATAATCGGTCGCAATGGCTCAGGTAAGAGCACCCTAGCAAAACTTTTGGTTGGCCTATTTCAGCCCACCAAAGGAAGTTTAACCTACGATGGTATCGACTCGGCTCAGATCCACCCAAGTGATTTAAGGCGAAACTTCGGTTATCTGCCGCAAGATATCACCCTGTTTCACGGTACGGTACGCGACAATATTTTGTTTGGTACTCGCCAAGTTACCGAGCATCAACTGATCCGTGCGGTGCAACTATCCGGTGTGAACTTATTTACCAATTTAGAAACCGAAGGGTTAGATCAGCAGGTTGGCGAAGGTGGCCGCGAGCTTTCCCGCGGCCAACGACAAACCATTGCCCTTGCCCGTGCAACCTTGAATGATCCACCTGTATTGTTAATGGATGAGCCGACAGCGAGTCTCGATGCGCGCGCAGAAAAGCAATTTATCCATGCTATGCACAATGTTAGTAAAGACCGAACCCTGCTGCTCATCACCCATAAGATGCACTTACTCAATCTTGTCGATCGTATCATCGTCCTCGATCGTGGTCATATTGTTGCCGATGGCCCGAAAGCTGAAGTACTCAAGAAGCTGAATGATGGTTTATTAGCGGGAGCAGCTAAGAAATGA